A single Pan troglodytes isolate AG18354 chromosome X, NHGRI_mPanTro3-v2.0_pri, whole genome shotgun sequence DNA region contains:
- the SLC6A8 gene encoding sodium- and chloride-dependent creatine transporter 1 isoform X1: MAKKSAENGIYSVSGDEKKGPLIAPGPDGAPAKGDGPVGLGTPGGRLAVPPRETWTRQMDFIMSCVGFAVGLGNVWRFPYLCYKNGGGVFLIPYVLIALVGGIPIFFLEISLGQFMKAGSINVWNICPLFKGLGYASMVIVFYCNTYYIMVLAWGFYYLVKSFTTTLPWATCGHTWNTPDCVEIFRHEDCANASLANLTCDQLADRRSPVIEFWENKVLRLSGGLEVPGALNWEVTLCLLACWVLVYFCVWKGVKSTGKIVYFTATFPYVVLVVLLVRGVLLPGALDGIIYYLKPDWSKLGSPQVWIDAGTQIFFSYAIGLGALTALGSYNRFNNNCYKDAIILALINSGTSFFAGFVVFSILGFMAAEQGVHISKVAESGPGLAFIAYPRAVTLMPVAPLWAALFFFMLLLLGLDSQFVGVEGFITGLLDLLPASYYFRFQREISVALCCALCFVIDLSMVTDGGMYVFQLFDYYSASGTTLLWQAFWECVVVAWVYGADRFMDDIACMIGYRPCPWMKWCWSFFTPLVCMGIFIFNVVYYEPLVYNNTYVYPWWGEAMGWAFALSSMLCVPLHLLGCLLRAKGTMAERWQHLTQPIWGLHHLEYRAQDADVRGLTTLTPVSESSKVVVVESVM; encoded by the exons ATGGCGAAGAAGAGCGCCGAGAACGGCATCTATAGCGTGTCCGGCGACGAGAAGAAGGGCCCCCTCATCGCGCCCGGGCCCGACGGGGCCCCGGCCAAGGGCGACGGCCCCGTGGGCCTGGGGACACCCGGCGGCCGCCTGGCCGTGCCGCCGCGCGAGACCTGGACGCGCCAGATGGACTTCATCATGTCGTGCGTGGGCTTCGCCGTGGGCTTGGGCAACGTGTGGCGCTTTCCCTACCTGTGCTACAAGAACGGCGGAG GTGTGTTCCTTATTCCCTACGTCCTGATCGCCCTGGTTGGAGGAATCCCCATTTTCTTCTTGGAGATCTCGCTGGGCCAGTTCATGAAGGCCGGCAGCATCAATGTCTGGAACATCTGTCCCCTGTTCAAAG GCCTGGGCTACGCCTCCATGGTGATCGTCTTCTACTGCAACACCTACTACATCATGGTGCTGGCCTGGGGCTTCTACTACCTGGTCAAGTCCTTTACCACCACGCTgccctgggccacatgtggccacaCCTGGAACACTCCCGACTGCGTGGAGATCTTCCGCCATGAAGACTGTGCCaatgccagcctggccaacctcacCTGTGACCAGCTTGCTGACCGCCGGTCCCCTGTCATCGAGTTCTGGGA gAACAAAGTGTTGAGGCTGTCTGGGGGACTGGAGGTGCCAGGGGCCCTCAACTGGGAGGTGACCCTTTGTCTGCTGGCCTGCTGGGTGCTGGTCTACTTCTGTGTCTGGAAGGGGGTCAAATCCACGGGAAAG ATCGTGTACTTCACTGCTACATTCCCCTACGTGGTCCTGGTCGTGCTGCTGGTGCGTGGAGTGCTGCTGCCTGGCGCCCTGGATGGCATCATTTACTATCTCAAGCCTGACTGGTCAAAGCTGGGGTCCCCTCAG GTGTGGATAGATGCGGGGacccagattttcttttcttacgCCATTGGCCTGGGGGCCCTCACAGCCCTGGGCAGCTACAACCGCTTCAACAACAACTGCTACAA GGACGCCATCATCCTGGCTCTCATCAACAGCGGGACCAGCTTCTTTGCTGGCTTCGTGGTCTTCTCCATCCTGGGCTTCATGGCTGCAGAGCAGGGCGTGCACATCTCCAAGGTGGCAGAGTCAG GGCCGGGCCTGGCCTTCATCGCCTACCCGCGGGCTGTCACACTGATGCCAGTGGCCCCACTCTGGGCTGCCCTGTTCTTCTTCATGCTGTTGCTGCTTGGTCTCGACAGCCAG TTTGTAGGTGTGGAGGGCTTCATCACCGGCCTCCTCGACCTCCTCCCGGCCTCCTACTACTTCCGTTTCCAAAGGGAGATCTCTGTGGCCCTCTGTTGTGCCCTCTGCTTTGTCATCGATCTCTCCATGGTGACTGAt ggcgGGATGTACGTCTTCCAGCTGTTTGATTACTACTCGGCCAGCGGCACCACCCTGCTCTGGCAGGCCTTTTGGGAGTGCGTGGTGGTGGCCTGGGTGTACG GAGCTGACCGCTTCATGGACGACATTGCCTGTATGATCGGGTACCGACCTTGCCCCTGGATGAAATGGTGCTGGTCCTTCTTCACCCCGCTGGTCTGCATG GGCATCTTCATCTTCAACGTTGTGTACTACGAGCCGCTGGTCTACAATAACACCTACGTGTACCCATGGTGGGGTGAGGCCATGGGCTGGGCCTTCGCGCTGTCCTCCATGCTGTGCGTGCCGCTGCACCTCCTGGGCTGCCTCCTCAGGGCCAAGGGCACCATGGCTGAG CGCTGGCAGCACCTGACCCAGCCCATCTGGGGCCTCCACCACTTGGAGTACCGAGCTCAGGACGCAGATGTCAGGGGCCTGACCACCCTGACCCCAGTGTCCGAGAGCAGCAAGGTCGTCGTGGTGGAGAGTGTCATGTGA
- the SLC6A8 gene encoding sodium- and chloride-dependent creatine transporter 1 isoform X2 translates to MKAGSINVWNICPLFKGLGYASMVIVFYCNTYYIMVLAWGFYYLVKSFTTTLPWATCGHTWNTPDCVEIFRHEDCANASLANLTCDQLADRRSPVIEFWENKVLRLSGGLEVPGALNWEVTLCLLACWVLVYFCVWKGVKSTGKIVYFTATFPYVVLVVLLVRGVLLPGALDGIIYYLKPDWSKLGSPQVWIDAGTQIFFSYAIGLGALTALGSYNRFNNNCYKDAIILALINSGTSFFAGFVVFSILGFMAAEQGVHISKVAESGPGLAFIAYPRAVTLMPVAPLWAALFFFMLLLLGLDSQFVGVEGFITGLLDLLPASYYFRFQREISVALCCALCFVIDLSMVTDGGMYVFQLFDYYSASGTTLLWQAFWECVVVAWVYGADRFMDDIACMIGYRPCPWMKWCWSFFTPLVCMGIFIFNVVYYEPLVYNNTYVYPWWGEAMGWAFALSSMLCVPLHLLGCLLRAKGTMAERWQHLTQPIWGLHHLEYRAQDADVRGLTTLTPVSESSKVVVVESVM, encoded by the exons ATGAAGGCCGGCAGCATCAATGTCTGGAACATCTGTCCCCTGTTCAAAG GCCTGGGCTACGCCTCCATGGTGATCGTCTTCTACTGCAACACCTACTACATCATGGTGCTGGCCTGGGGCTTCTACTACCTGGTCAAGTCCTTTACCACCACGCTgccctgggccacatgtggccacaCCTGGAACACTCCCGACTGCGTGGAGATCTTCCGCCATGAAGACTGTGCCaatgccagcctggccaacctcacCTGTGACCAGCTTGCTGACCGCCGGTCCCCTGTCATCGAGTTCTGGGA gAACAAAGTGTTGAGGCTGTCTGGGGGACTGGAGGTGCCAGGGGCCCTCAACTGGGAGGTGACCCTTTGTCTGCTGGCCTGCTGGGTGCTGGTCTACTTCTGTGTCTGGAAGGGGGTCAAATCCACGGGAAAG ATCGTGTACTTCACTGCTACATTCCCCTACGTGGTCCTGGTCGTGCTGCTGGTGCGTGGAGTGCTGCTGCCTGGCGCCCTGGATGGCATCATTTACTATCTCAAGCCTGACTGGTCAAAGCTGGGGTCCCCTCAG GTGTGGATAGATGCGGGGacccagattttcttttcttacgCCATTGGCCTGGGGGCCCTCACAGCCCTGGGCAGCTACAACCGCTTCAACAACAACTGCTACAA GGACGCCATCATCCTGGCTCTCATCAACAGCGGGACCAGCTTCTTTGCTGGCTTCGTGGTCTTCTCCATCCTGGGCTTCATGGCTGCAGAGCAGGGCGTGCACATCTCCAAGGTGGCAGAGTCAG GGCCGGGCCTGGCCTTCATCGCCTACCCGCGGGCTGTCACACTGATGCCAGTGGCCCCACTCTGGGCTGCCCTGTTCTTCTTCATGCTGTTGCTGCTTGGTCTCGACAGCCAG TTTGTAGGTGTGGAGGGCTTCATCACCGGCCTCCTCGACCTCCTCCCGGCCTCCTACTACTTCCGTTTCCAAAGGGAGATCTCTGTGGCCCTCTGTTGTGCCCTCTGCTTTGTCATCGATCTCTCCATGGTGACTGAt ggcgGGATGTACGTCTTCCAGCTGTTTGATTACTACTCGGCCAGCGGCACCACCCTGCTCTGGCAGGCCTTTTGGGAGTGCGTGGTGGTGGCCTGGGTGTACG GAGCTGACCGCTTCATGGACGACATTGCCTGTATGATCGGGTACCGACCTTGCCCCTGGATGAAATGGTGCTGGTCCTTCTTCACCCCGCTGGTCTGCATG GGCATCTTCATCTTCAACGTTGTGTACTACGAGCCGCTGGTCTACAATAACACCTACGTGTACCCATGGTGGGGTGAGGCCATGGGCTGGGCCTTCGCGCTGTCCTCCATGCTGTGCGTGCCGCTGCACCTCCTGGGCTGCCTCCTCAGGGCCAAGGGCACCATGGCTGAG CGCTGGCAGCACCTGACCCAGCCCATCTGGGGCCTCCACCACTTGGAGTACCGAGCTCAGGACGCAGATGTCAGGGGCCTGACCACCCTGACCCCAGTGTCCGAGAGCAGCAAGGTCGTCGTGGTGGAGAGTGTCATGTGA